A stretch of the Medicago truncatula cultivar Jemalong A17 chromosome 5, MtrunA17r5.0-ANR, whole genome shotgun sequence genome encodes the following:
- the LOC11430996 gene encoding uncharacterized protein, with protein sequence MDKKLCSSLNSSPQEFISLATTLTLKSSKSSLKTLIHSIKPSSNLISSLPPSLYESITTTIQSFLNLLELNNSENPQTPPTATLRRSSRKNTTATTEPSSQSDEKHKLLEKLQILAHILFLCVSHPRKVFDFSDLLPGVQALHDNLIVLEADSILSSGIETICEEWWKENLPERESLISQTLPFVLSRSLTLKKKVDVHRVYMFREAFALFDFEDESIEDLKLLLNRCVISPLYLKTEDGRKFLAFLFGLSDQLGKELLAMIRSQIPFGRKSMLEAYGDILFRAWKAAPEDSRSGIEDGFLQDLIEGSIHASSGVFALYIRRVLGGFINQRTVDGVEKLLYRLAEPVIFRSLQAANSNVRQNALHLLLDIFPLEDPDASKEDKDKLLDKQFFLLEKLLVDDCPEVRTIAVEGSCRVLHLFWEIIPSPIITKMLTKVISDMSHDVCNEVRLSTLSGIIYLLDNPHSHEVLKVLCPRLGHLMLDNVLTVQVAMAELLLHLNDVQNFQFNKVVVLDVLMSVLASDQPPVAKKLTKLLIPSYFPSIVPIEEACNRCITLVKRSPMAGAIFCKYAVSEGASKTHLMELVKVFLSLVLSQDKLNADQIEGFLIAASYLCDNLVSELCYMDALKELLTAEKVEGLLTGASTEQAQSSLFNIFSTVCPDNVAGLLEECMSVVTNCHGLPEDVDRQSKIRSAHKLLLSLGGFDDMFEALTTLLHKAAYRCHIKFGADMPSHSVTATKRKKSKSSGKFSIKSKIINRKQSFEDDYSVAVGVAWQVRDLLQHEDTRKAIFRSQPLEMLFFSLKMVSEVSIEHCGQYEYIDISPVLAYMALALQMTVDNVGTSSEKNGDSKGKKTKIDSSTLLSETVLDLTIEHVLNCLEKLFGSDDTVQDHNVDSHNLESTTGKNRSSKKRKRTGKNQNSTKRRRLSLTNAGCPSNEGSVHNEPQQVLCKVKMITAVLKFMADATAMCFAPHNNGSFLNNTSKCIQHILSSLNQLYHHKIEFEEEDKKNTIFCLKSSFSYAAKILNVILTDSGGSSIMTSKAFTLANNLLDLIVSTESCLGSAYASRLVAAAKPWLPDVVLALGSESVLQHTESGSEHLFASEQMKLQFPKWPFIVAKTVLSAVNEGEGDGECSQADKFSTFNKLTAMLIILLKKNKSIMDAVGDIFLVCSLIGLEQKDFELAAGLLQFVCSKLFNRDDRDWGDLMLSSLEEIYPKIERQITEASDNDELEKLMHAKELIEPLWTYHLYETGKVNMTDEYN encoded by the exons ATGGACAAGAAGCTTTGTTCATCTCTCAATTCTTCACCACAAGAATTCATCTCTTTAGCCACAACCCTAACCTTAAAATCCTCTAAATCCTCTCTCAAAACCCTAATTCATTCAATCAAACCCTCTTCCAATCTCATTTCttctctccctccctctctctacGAATCTATCACCACCACAATCCAATCCTTCCTCAATCTTCTCGAATTGAACAATTCCGAAAATCCCCAAACCCCTCCCACCGCCACCCTCCGTCGCTCTTCCCGCAAAAACACCACCGCCACCACCGAACCCAGTTCCCAATCCGATGAAAAACATAAACTTCTCGAAAAACTTCAAATTCTCGCTCACATTTTGTTCCTATGCGTTTCGCATCCGAGAAAGGTTTTTGATTTTTCTGACTTGCTACCTGGAGTTCAAGCATTGCATGATAATTTGATTGTTTTGGAAGCGGATTCGATTTTGTCTTCTGGGATTGAGACTATATGTGAAGAATGGTGGAAGGAGAATTTACCGGAGCGCGAATCGTTGATTTCTCAGACATTACCTTTTGTTCTATCAAGGTCGTTGACATTGAAGAAAAAAGTGGATGTGCATAGGGTTTATATGTTTCGCGAGGCTTTcgcgttgtttgattttgaagatgAGAGTATTGAGGATTTGAAACTGTTGTTGAACCGGTGTGTGATTTCGCCTTTGTATTTGAAAACAGAAGATGGAAGAAAGTTTCTGGCTTTTTTGTTTGGGTTAAGTGATCAGCTTGGGAAGGAGCTTTTGGCGATGATTCGTTCGCAGATTCCGTTTGGAAGGAAGTCGATGTTGGAGGCTTATGGGGATATATTGTTTCGAGCATGGAAAGCTGCGCCAGAAGATTCAAGGAGTGGAATTGAGGATGGGTTCTTGCAGGATTTGATTGAGGGTTCTATTCATGCAAGTTCTGGAGTTTTTGCTTTGTATATTAGAAGGGTTTTGGGAGGGTTTATTAATCAGAGGACCGTTGATGGGGTTGAGAAACTACTCTATCGACTTGCCGAGCCAGTCATATTTCGGTCTCTGCAG GCTGCAAACTCAAATGTTCGACAGAATGCTTTGCATCTGCTTTTGGACATATTCCCCCTTGAAGATCCCGATGCCTCAAAAGAGGATAAGGATAAATTGCTTGATAAGCAGTTCTTTTTGTTAGAAAAGTTGCTTGTTGACGATTGTCCAGAAGTTAGAACAATTGCTGTTGAGGGTTCTTGTCGTGTCCTTCATCTATTTTGGGAAATTATTCCATCACCAATTATAACAAAGATGCTTACAAAAGTAATTAGTGACATGTCTCATGATGTATGCAACGAGGTAAGGCTTTCTACATTGAGTGGCATCATTTATTTGCTTGACAATCCCCACTCTCATGAAGTCCTTAAGGTGCTCTGTCCAAGACTGGGTCACTTAATGCTGGATAATGTCCTCACAGTACAAGTCGCTATGGCAGAGCTCTTGCTCCATCTAAATGATGTTCAAAATTTTCAGTTTAACAAG GTGGTGGTTCTTGATGTGCTTATGTCTGTGCTTGCCAGTGATCAACCTCCTGTAGCTAAGAAGCTAACAAAACTGCTTATACCTTCGTACTTTCCCTCAATAGTGCCCATTGAGGAGGCATGTAATCGCTGCATTACACTTGTAAAAAGGTCTCCAATGGCTGGTGCAATATTTTGCAAGTATGCCGTCTCGGAAGGAGCGTCTAAAACTCATCTTATGGAACTGGTCAAAGTATTCCTGAGTTTGGTTTTGTCACAGGATAAGCTGAATGCAGATCAGATAGAGGGCTTTCTTATTGCTGCTAGCTATCTTTGTGATAACTTGGTCAGTGAACTGTGCTATATGGATGCCCTCAAAGAGTTACTTACTGCAGAGAAAGTGGAAGGTTTACTAACTGGGGCATCCACAGAACAAGCTCAATCATCTTTATTCAACATTTTCTCCACTGTCTGTCCAGATAATGTTGCAGGACTTCTTGAAGAGTGCATGAGTGTTGTCACAAACTGCCATGGTTTACCCGAAGATGTTGATCGCCAATCTAAAATTAGGTCTGCACATAAGTTGTTGCTTTCTTTGGGAGGTTTTGATGACATGTTTGAAGCCTTAACAACCCTACTGCATAAGGCTGCCTATCGTTGTCACATTAAATTTGGGGCAGACATGCCATCCCACAGTGTTACAGCTACTAAAAGGAAAAAGTCTAAATCCTCtggaaaattttcaattaaatcGAAGATAATTAACAGAAAGCAATCTTTTGAAGATGATTATTCAGTAGCTGTAGGAGTTGCATGGCAAGTTAGAGACTTGCTTCAGCATGAGGATACCAGGAAAGCAATCTTTAGATCTCAACCTTtagaaatgttgtttttttcGCTTAAGATGGTATCTGAAGTCAGCATTGAGCATTGTGGGCAGTATGAATACATAGACATATCTCCTGTTTTGGCATATATGGCCCTTGCTCTGCAAATGACGGTTGATAATGTTGGCACAAGTAGTGAAAAGAATGGTGATTCCAAGGGGAAGAAAACTAAGATTGATTCTTCTACATTACTTTCAGAG acAGTATTGGATCTGACAATCGAGCACGTGCTCAACTGCTTAGAAAAACTATTTGGATCGGATGACACTGTACAAGATCACAATGTGGATTCACATAACTTGGAGTCAACAACTGGGAAAAATCGAAGTTccaaaaaaaggaagagaacagggaaaaatcaaaattccaCAAAAAGGCGAAGGTTATCTCTGACAAATGCTGGGTGCCCAAGtaatgaag GATCTGTACACAATGAACCTCAACAAGTGCTTTGTAAGGTGAAGATGATTACTGCTGTTCTCAAGTTCATGGCTGATGCCACTGCCATGTGTTTTGCTCCTCACAACAATGGATCATTCTTGAATAATACCTCAAAATGTATACAACATATCTTGTCTTCGTTGAACCAGCTGTATCATCACAAAATTGAATTTGAGGaagaggataaaaaaaatactatattttgCCTGAAAAGCTCTTTCAGCTATGCTGCAAAAATACTCAATGTGATACTGACTGATTCTGGTGGATCCTCCATAATGACATCAAAAGCCTTCACTCTTGCCAATAACTTGCTTGATTTAATTGTTTCGACTGAATCATGTTTGGGCTCTGCATATGCATCACGTCTTGTTGCAGCTGCAAAGCCTTGGCTGCCTGATGTAGTTTTGGCACTGGGATCTGAAAGTGTTCTACAACACACCGAAAGTGGAAGCGAACATTTATTTGCATCTGAACAAATGAAGTTACAGTTTCCAAAATGGCCCTTCATTGTAGCCAAAACTGTGCTCTCTGCAGTGAATGAAGGTGAAGGAGATGGTGAATGTTCTCAAGCTGATAAATTCTCGACATTCAATAAACTTACGGCTATGCTGATTATATTACTTAAaaagaataagagtataatggaTGCAGTTGGGGATATTTTCTTGGTTTGTTCACTTATTGGGCTAGAACAAAAGGACTTTGAGCTGGCAGCAGGACTCTTGCAGTTTGTATGTTCCAAGTTGTTTAATCGTGATGACAGGGATTGGGGTGACTTGATGTTGTCTTCTCTGGAAGAAATATATCCTAAGATAGAGAGGCAAATTACAGAAGCTAGTGATAACGATGAACTGGAGAAATTAATGCATGCAAAGGAGTTGATTGAACCTCTTTGGACGTATCATCTATATGAAACTGGAAAGGTCAACATGACTGATGAATATAATTAG
- the LOC11430995 gene encoding calcium-transporting ATPase 2, plasma membrane-type — MENYLQENFGGVKSKNSSEEALRRWRDVCGFVKNPKRRFRFTANLDKRGEAAAMRRTNQEKLRVAVLVSKAAFQFIQGAKPSDYKVPEEVKDAGFQICGDELGSIVEGHDVKKLKYHGKIDGIAEKLSTSATEGISNDADLLDKRQQIYGINKFTESQAKSFWVFVWEALQDMTLMILGVCALVSLIVGIATEGWPKGAHDGLGIVASILLVVFVTATSDYRQSLQFKDLDKEKKKISIQVTRNGYRQKMSIYELLPGDIVHLAIGDQVPADGLFVSGFSLLIDESSLTGESEPVVVNTENPFLLSGTKVQDGSCKMLVTTVGMRTQWGKLMATLSEGGDDETPLQVKLNGVATIIGKIGLFFAIVTFAVLVQGLVSLKLQQENFWNWNGDDALEMLEYFAIAVTIVVVAVPEGLPLAVTLSLAFAMKKMMNDKALVRNLAACETMGSATTICSDKTGTLTTNHMTVVKTCICMKSKEVSNKTSSLCSELPESVVKLLQQSIFNNTGGEVVVNKQGKHEILGTPTETAILEFGLSLGGDFQGERQACKLVKVEPFNSTKKRMGAVVELPSGGLRAHCKGASEIVLAACDKVLNSNGEVVPLDEESTNHLTNTINQFANEALRTLCLAYMELENGFSAEDTIPVTGYTCIGVVGIKDPVRPGVKESVALCRSAGITVRMVTGDNINTAKAIARECGILTDDGIAIEGPEFREKSLEELLELIPKIQVMARSSPLDKHTLVRHLRTTFGEVVAVTGDGTNDAPALHEADIGLAMGIAGTEVAKESADVIILDDNFSTIVTVAKWGRSVYINIQKFVQFQLTVNIVALIVNFTSACLTGTAPLTAVQLLWVNMIMDTLGALALATEPPNDDLMKRAPVGRKGNFISNVMWRNILGQSLYQFMVIWFLQSKGKTIFSLDGPNSDLVLNTLIFNAFVFCQVFNEINSREMEKINVFKGILDNYVFVGVISATIFFQIIIVEYLGTFANTTPLTLVQWFFCLFVGFMGMPIAARLKKIPV; from the exons ATGGAGAATTATTTGCAAGAGAATTTTGGAGGAGTGAAGTCAAAAAACTCATCTGAAGAAGCTCTTCGCAGATGGAGAGATGTTTGTGGATTCGTCAAGAATCCCAAAAGACGCTTTCGTTTCACTGCCAATCTCGACAAGAGAGGCGAAGCTGCTGCTATGCGTCGTACCAATCAg GAGAAACTGAGGGTGGCAGTTTTGGTTTCCAAAGCAGCATTTCAATTTATCCAAG GCGCGAAACCAAGCGATTACAAAGTGCCGGAGGAAGTTAAAGATGCAGGATTTCAAATCTGTGGTGATGAATTAGGGTCTATTGTTGAAGGCCATGATGTGAAGAAGTTGAAATATCATGGTAAGATTGATGGCATTGCAGAAAAACTTTCTACATCAGCTACTGAGGGGATTAGCAATGATGCTGATTTGCTGGATAAGAGACAACAGATATATGGAATCAATAAATTCACTGAAAGTCAAGCTAAAAGCTTCTGGGTTTTTGTTTGGGAAGCACTTCAAGACATGACTCTCATGATACTTGGAGTGTGTGCTCTTGTGTCTCTGATAGTTGGCATTGCAACTGAAGGATGGCCTAAGGGTGCTCATGATGGTCTTGGGATTGTTGCCAGTATCTTATTGGTCGTCTTTGTGACAGCAACAAGTGATTATCGCCAATCATTACAGTTCAAGGATTtggacaaggagaagaagaaaatttcCATTCAGGTCACAAGAAATGGATATAGGCAGAAAATGTCTATATATGAATTACTTCCTGGTGATATAGTGCATCTTGCCATTGGTGACCAAGTGCCTGCTGATGGACTCTTTGTTTCAGGATTTTCTCTGTTGATTGATGAGTCAAGTTTAACAGGAGAGAGCGAGCCTGTGGTGGTGAACACTGAAAATCCATTTCTTCTTTCAGGAACCAAGGTCCAAGATGGATCATGCAAGATGTTGGTTACCACAGTTGGAATGAGGACTCAATGGGGTAAGTTGATGGCTACTCTCAGTGAAGGTGGTGATGATGAAACCCCATTACAAGTAAAACTTAATGGAGTGGCAACCATTATTGGGAAAATAGGGCTATTCTTTGCCATTGTTACTTTTGCTGTTCTTGTGCAAGGACTTGTGAGCCTTAAACTTCAACAAGAAAACTTCTGGAACTGGAATGGGGATGATGCTTTGGAGATGTTGGAGTACTTTGCGATTGCAGTTACCATCGTTGTTGTTGCTGTTCCAGAAGGGCTTCCATTAGCTGTGACATTGAGCCTTGCATTTGCtatgaaaaaaatgatgaatgacaAGGCCCTTGTCCGAAATTTGGCAGCTTGTGAGACAATGGGATCAGCCACAACTATATGTAGTGACAAAACTGGGACACTAACAACCAATCACATGACTGTTGTGAAAACATGCATTTGCATGAAAAGCAAGGAGGTAAGCAACAAAACTTCTAGTTTGTGCTCTGAACTCCCAGAATCTGTTGTGAAACTGCTGCAACAGtcaatatttaacaacactggaGGAGAGGTTGTGGTTAACAAACAAGGGAAACACGAGATTTTAGGGACACCAACCGAGACTGCAATATTGGAGTTTGGATTATCATTAGGTGGTGATTTTCAAGGAGAGAGACAAGCATGCAAACTTGTTAAAGTTGAGCCGTTCAACTCTACTAAGAAAAGAATGGGTGCAGTGGTGGAGCTCCCTAGTGGAGGTTTAAGAGCTCACTGTAAAGGTGCTTCTGAAATAGTTCTTGCTGCTTGTGACAAAGTTCTCAATTCAAACGGCGAGGTTGTCCCACTTGATGAAGAATCAACTAATCATCTCACGAATACAATAAACCAGTTTGCCAATGAGGCACTTAGAACTTTATGCCTTGCCTATATGGAATTGGAAAATGGGTTCTCTGCTGAAGACACCATTCCTGTTACTGGTTACACTTGTATAGGAGTTGTTGGTATCAAAGATCCCGTTCGTCCCGGTGTTAAGGAGTCTGTAGCTCTTTGTCGTTCAGCTGGAATAACAGTAAGAATGGTTACAGGTGACAATATTAATACTGCAAAGGCTATAGCTAGGGAATGTGGGATTTTAACAGATGATGGCATAGCCATTGAAGGTCCTGAATTCAGAGAGAAGAGtttggaagagttgcttgaaCTGATTCCCAAAATTCAG GTTATGGCTCGATCCTCACCTTTAGACAAGCATACATTGGTGAGACACCTTCGTACAACGTTTGGAGAAGTTGTAGCTGTAACTGGTGATGGGACAAATGATGCACCAGCCCTTCATGAAGCAGACATTGGACTTGCCATGGGTATTGCTGGAACTGAG GTTGCAAAAGAAAGTGCAGATGTCATAATTCTGGATGATAACTTCTCCACAATAGTAACCGTGGCCAAATGGGGACGTTCTGTTTACATAAATATTCAGAAATTCGTACAGTTTCAGCTTACGGTTAATATCGTTGCTTTAATAGTGAACTTTACATCAGCCTGCTTGACAG GAACTGCTCCCCTCACTGCTGTTCAACTTTTGTGGGTGAACATGATAATGGACACACTGGGAGCACTTGCACTTGCAACTGAACCTCCAaatgatgatttaatgaagCGTGCACCTGTTGGAAGAAAAGGGAATTTCATCAGCAATGTCATGTGGAGGAATATCTTGGGACAATCACTGTATCAGTTTATGGTGATATGGTTTCTTCAGTCAAAAGGAAAAACTATCTTTTCGCTTGATGGCCCCAATTCTGATCTAGTCTTAAACACACTTATCTTCAATGCATTTGTATTCTGCCAG GTTTTCAATGAGATAAACTCACGTGAGATGgagaaaattaatgtttttaaagGCATATTGGATAACTATGTCTTCGTGGGTGTGATCAGTGCTACAATCTTCTTTCAAATCATAATCGTGGAGTACTTGGGAACCTTTGCAAACACAACACCTCTCACTCTGGTACAGTGGTTCTTTTGcttatttgttggatttatGGGAATGCCTATTGCTGCTCGCTTAAAGAAGATCCCCGTCTGA